gcacagtgtatcaccgtttaagagggggtttcagaggagcgaccacatctccttagcatgcgttcagctcccttcttcacaacacgagcagcagagacacaaagtggctggcacataacGTGCCCCTTTAGGGGGTGgccgagcaaagcgagcaggtggCAAAGCTCCCTAGTACATTTCTGTCAAAGACTGTACAAATCCAAGGGATGAGACATAAACCTCATAACAGGAGAAATCCGACTGTTGACCACAAACTTCCATCCTATCTCAATTGTATTGATTGTGAGGTGtgcaaataatgttttatatCATAAAATGGTAACTGTACACAGAGAATGTACAACACTGGCAGAgccaaatgtttttatatgtacaGCTGTCCTAGTGTCTAATATTCATCCCTTTTGAGGTTTATTATGCTTGTTAgatcaatacacaatacaataacatatggtgatatgaattattacacctgtgagtcatcatttagttggttttgctgcatttcccagtttttttaaatgttgcatatgcatgggtcagagttgctgtaaatatacacaccaagttttctttcataaatcCCAAACTTTTGTGTGGAAATCACAGAGTTTGAGTCTGAATACATAATTCTGAACACAGGTTTAAAAATAATGCTAAGAGTGCAGGACATGTGAAATTAGTGGGACAAGAAATCTGATACACATTTATAATTCTGTAGCATTACCTGCAATTTTACCTACTTTAGCAAAAATGACATAATTGTTTTTAAAGCAATGATTACCTTTTTTTAAACAGGAAACAAGATTGATCTGGCTGAGAAAAGAGAAGTTTCCAGACAGAAGGCTGAAGAATTTGCAGAAACTCAAAGCATGCACTACTTGGAGACCTCTGCCAAAGAGTCCGACAACGTTGAAAAACTTTTTCTGGACTTAGCCTGTGAGTTAATCAgtgaagcaaaacaaaacatgctACTCAATAATGTAGCATCTCCTTTACCAGGAGAGGGAAAGACTATCAGCTATTTGAACTGCTGCAGTTTTAATTAAAGCTATGGACTCCCTAGGAGTAGCACACTTTCCTCATCACAAGAAGCTTATTTCTCTTTGAAGTTTGAAAAAGGAGAATAGTTCATGCTTCTGTTCATCCACTCAGCCTTGAGGACTGTTGGAagttgtgtgtgggtgtgttttgttttgttttaaaccttttTACCCAGGAAATCACTGTGGCTTACAAAGGGAAAATGGAACGGTTACTGAGGTATCTTTCATGATGAGAATTAAGATACACTTTTATGTATGTTGTCATAGTAAGCATCTAAGCTGTCAAACACACCGAAATACTGTTTTACCGGTATATAAcggtttgtttaaaaaatattttcttacttttacaaAATCCTTTGTGATTTTCAAGAGCTTTCCAACTTCATGTTGTGAAAGGTGTGAAGAGAGTGATTGTAGAAATCAGTAACAAAAGAAACGTTCCTTCATTTTATATTGTCAGCAATGCTtgctcaaaaaataaaactgacacaCACTACAGattaaataatgaacacaatCTGTTGTGAATACActgtgtatttttaaacaaaccaaATTTTTTCTTGGGGTTTCAAAGCTAGTAAATGGCTAAATGACTTGAATCCTAGAGacaagaaatcttttgaaatttgttacaaattaattaccTATTCCAAACAGTTTTGTACAGTGAACTTACTAGTGTTGTTGGGTTGTCTAAGATGGCCTTTCTGGTTACGTTTACTTTGCCCTTTGTAAAGCTCTTCACCATTATATGGCAAATTCTGCATGACTCAGCACACTgtaaacaaaatgacacaaagTAGGACTTTTCTGTCATGGACAGCAGCCATCTTTCACTGATATTAATTCTCCTTTATGTTTCACAATAGCAAAACAGATTATAACATTGGTATGTTACATTCTGGTTTACAGCCAAGTTTACTGAAATTACATTTTGGCACTAGTTCAATATGTTTTTGAGTGtgctaatttttaatatttaaacacatGTTAAAGGAAATTATATGAAACAATGATTGCTTAAATAATATGTAGTCTGTAtgtaaagtttaaacaaaaatctTATGTGGCTAATTTTTTCAGGAAAAATATATCCatgttaaaacacaataatacaTATGTGAGCACTATAAATAAGGGTTTTAATTTCATAGTATGAGAATTTTCAGATATCGCCTTTAACTCTATTTGATGCAATAACACAACAGAAGCGGTTTTGAAATATCAGTGTTGTATGTATCTACTTAtttgtttgtaatttgttttatcctaaatataattttataggCAGTATTTTTTTGTTCTACGGTTTACCATAACTCTGGCAATTGTATTACAAGCCATATTCTTGCTGCTTTATCATTCTTTTTGAAAACTGTGTTATGGATATAATTACTGAATTACCTCTTCAGTGTGTAACATTTCATTTCCTTTCTATATCATTTTgctgtaaaaaaaatagaaatgtaattatggtattttgtttttgtcatagAGCTGTACTTGCTTTAGGACACAGTACATACATTTACTGTTCTCAGTTTTAGGAAGAACTGCATTTAAGCACCGAAGGAGACTTTCTTGTTTGTTCAGAATTTCATTATCATtgctcattttatttacattatggGCTGCTTTCCAAATCTTTGTACATCAATTGATTCAATTGGATTATAATCATATTCACTGGTATAGGCTTATGGAAGATGTATAGCGTGCTAGTGCATCTGTTtgaagtgaataaaaacaatgtCTTGCTGAAAGTGAATTATCAAGTACAATACATTTgataaacagcaaaaaacaatTCTTAAACTAATACATTTGTAAATGGGTCCATATTTGCTATTGTAATTTGTATGTTTTGCTGTTAGATAATTTTATTCACAAactatttgtattcatttttgtagTTTACAATGAGGCCATTTAAGTCatattacatttaataataagCTGTATTACAAATACCAAGATCCATGTTAATAGTAAGTTGCATCCCaacatttaaaattgttctaaATTAGATTGAAAATCAGTCataattgttaatttttctttgaatattacactttttaaacaatttaaaacgtGGAAGCATTTTAATTTGTCAGGTTGAATGCTTGGCTAATGTAAAGAATTCTGGTCCACGGACTTTCTTACTCAGTATACTAAAAACTAGGTGTAGACCAGTCAAAATGTTACATACTTTAAAGATTCACTACACTGACCAGATAAATTTTCAGACTGAAAGAAGAGAGGCAGTTTTACTAATTGTATATTTCCAGTATACGACAATGTGAATATTTCTTTGTTAATTATACTTGGACATTTTACGTCGATTATGAAGGAATAGCTTAGTAAAACAGTGACCAGAATGTATTTTCTCTCTTGGGAAATAAGACTGAAtgtacaattttaatatttttgtgtcttttttgtatttgCCGACAGTTttactaaatattaaaaatgcttaCACTGTGTATGAATAAATGTGATAAATAACAGTGGCTCTTCATATTATTTTCTTGTGCTATGAacagaaaatgtgtaaaaatgaatGTGGAATTAAGAGTTCCTGGTTCGGGTTTAGTAATAAGTGTAATTTATGGACTTGGAAACAATAAAGAACAAATATCTTACATCAGAACTGGAAGAAATATTTGGTTGAATACCAAAACAagggacaatttttttttttaatgtaaattatttattgGCTTCAATTCCAGCTATGCAGAACAGATCCACATTAGAATCTATTAAGACTTTTAgactttaatataaattaattttcaattaatttattaagAGTAAGTATTTTATAAACATATGGTAATATTGCTCTTTTTTTGTATACAGTACCCCCAAAACATTGTTAGGTTTTTTGGAAAtgctatgtgtgtatatgtgtgtgagaaCAGCCTTCTAGCACTGGCTCCAGCCTTACACACAgtgatgctgggataggctctgaccATTCTAGTAGATTAGGCAGTTTTGAGAAGGTTATATATACTACAGATAATATGCAATAATAATTTGCATGCAACTTTGTATAATCTCTATACAAATACCTTAACGAGCTTCTCATACAAGACACACATCTTTACTTACAGTAGTTAAGCTCAGATATTAACATTAATAGACATTTGTAGTGACTGGAAGAGCAGCTTGGCTTAGCTACAGCTCACAAGTTGTGTGTGCTCAAGCCAAAAGATAAAGATTGAGTGCAGTGCCTGCTGAGTGGTGGACAAACTTGAGTTCACTGGACCTTGTTGAAGGAACCAGCCTTTTTGGATCTGAAATATTACCTCATTGCCTGGGAGAAAGCCAGATCTCATGTATtagcaagcatttttttttttattaataaagcaaatttaaaaatgacattgtgtTAACCAAACTGCCGTGCATATAAAAcgtgaggaaaagaaaaacaaagttacaAACCATATCATCATTAGCACagacaaaaaagcaaaagtaTGAAAAAGATGCATCTAGATAGATTTGAAAGCTAATAAAAAAGGTGTGTTTTGAGTCTAGATTATAAAAACCATAATATAAGGAGCAGGTTCAATATTGAGAAGTAACCGGTTCCACAATCTTGGGGCAGCTACTTGCATTTTAACTAGGATCAAGGCACATTTAATAATAGCTGACTTGATGACCTGGTGGATGACTGGGGGCAGAGCAAGTCAACAATATAAGAAGGGGCCAAACCATTAAAggcatcaaaaaacaaaaagtagcaGTTTAGAATGAATCCTAAAACCGGAGTGATGTGACTTCTTTTCTTAGTGCCAGTCAATCatcttaatataaataaatactgcataAATGATTGGATTGTTTTCTCTACATCATTTATAGAATGACATCTCTTTCTCTAGATTGATTTGTAGAAACCAATTTGTCCATGCTCTTCACAACAGCAAATCAATAAATGGAACATCAGTTGTCTCCTGTAAAATGTATCAATATCTAAAAGGGGTTTATTCAAATGTCGATGGTCACCATTTTGCCATAAAATTAGTTGTGGGAAGCAGTGAGTGCctttcaaaattatttacatGGCAGTGAATGAAAAAGCAATGCTTTGCCCTTGATTGGTGGAACTGATCCTAATATGGTGGACATGGTTCTTCCCGAATAGAGGGGATAACAACGACCTCTGGTGAAGCAGTTTAATGCAAATGGAGAAGAGATCATGAAGTTACAAATGTTAATGtggcggcggcagcagcagcactgtAAGCATATGCGCTAGGCAGTATAGGTGAATAGAGTGCAATTCCTCAATCtaacaaaacatttacagtttgtgTTTGACAGTATCCATTTTCATACTCTTCCACATCAGGAGACATGGAAGGTAACAGAACATTCTTGTAGGTAAAATGCTTCTATGCTGGGGTCGCGTTTGGTGATAGGGGTGTGAGTTAGACAGTACAGGATGATCGACTACATTTTATTGAAATGGTAGATATAGCAGGCCCCGTTTGGGACAATCAGGATTTACTTTTCTTAGATATCCCTGTAGTGCCTAGGAATCCCACCAAAGCTAGCTTTCTCAGCTCAGCCTGTTACCACAGTAATCTGCACTATATAAACACCAAAAAGGAGAAGTCCTTATGAAATAAATTAGGAAATGCTTTTATCATAATTTTCCACTTTGTTTCAgatatacaatatacaaatagGTAATTGAAATACAAATTTGCAGTtaatttatataaacataaatgtaCAACTGTTAAGCTTTATACAACTGTATTAACCAGACTGATTTTTCTTTAGTTTAACAAGCAGAAACAAAGTTAATCTTTTCATACCTCAAAATACCTTATTAATTCAGTTAAAACATAGGCTCAAGATTCCATTACATCTTTTAAGTATAGCTCTTCTTGATACTAATGTCAGAATAATTATGTTAAAATAGCATAAACAATTATAAAGACAACTTTCACTGTTATGTGatataataatgttaattttctaaattttaataaaCAGCAAGAAATAATTTCTGTCTTTAGGTGAATGGTGTCTTTGAGCTTTCACCAAAAAGATCTTCAGACACGTATCCAGAAGTATTCTGCCGATTATGTTTATCATTGTTATGTAAAGTAACGGTAGAATTATCATTGTATGTGATGACAGAACTGTCAGCTCTTTTGCCATatcttttaagttgttttttgcaCAATTCATTACTTTTCACTTTGTCACCCCTGAAACTTTCAGAATTATCAAATGTCTGTGAATGTCTGGTTAAAAAAGAATTcatcaagtttttctttttctgaagtttttttttacttttccagtGAAAATTTTGTTTCACGGGGAGATATTTGAGAGTTTTCCTTTTATGTGGGCGATTTCCAAGCTTGAGTTGAGAACTTGCAAATGACAGGTGAACGATGGAATTTCTTTTAGAACTGGCATGCTTTAGAACAGGAGTTGACTGTGAACAAGGAACAAAATTTTGCCAGTCACACAAATCTGGATCAGAGTCACAACTTTCTTTGTCAATTTCCTGATGAAACATATCTTTAACAGTGGTGGGTAGTgtctgaagaaaattaaaattaagcctTACATCATTTTTAACAGCTAAAGCATTTTCATTGACAAACAAAGAACGGTTTTCTGGTTTTAAATCTGTTGACTCTGTCAACTTCACTTCTTCATCTTTAATGCATGCACTGTCCACACTACTAAAAAGATCAGCTGAAGCATTGTACAGATTATCTAAGTTATTATAAATGACCTGTGGTGTCTggcatttgtttataaaacataCCCCATTGATTGTGCAGTCAGAAACACTTCCATCATTATAGTTCTTAGAGCTATTAAATGTGGGTAGCTGCTTCTTTAAAAAGGGTATCTTCATTTCATTTACATGCTTGACGGTgctcaatattttaacactgctGCTGCCTTTTTGTTTGTCTCCAGTTGATACATAATTTTCTTTGCTTGTGCCACTGAAAGGATTGGTGACTGGTTGTTGAAAAGATTTAACATTACCACAGTTAGTCATATTCTGGAATGTGCATCTTTTTGTAATATGATCACTTGTAGGGACTGTATTTCTAATATCCACAAATTCATTAATGTTTTTAACTTCAGTACTCTCATTTGATATCTTGtcattctttttaaattcattcataAACTCGATGTTTTCTGAGAAAGAGAGATTTCGCCATTTCCACAaagtattatcatttttttttcttttaatctttataatatcTTGAGCATCATCCAAAtcacattctttgtttttttcagtagCTTCATGATATCTTTCCAATGTACTTGATTTAAAACAAGGTGATTGTCTGAAAGCCAGCCTCTCTTTGTTGAGAGAGTTCTCCTGTCCAAAGCTGTCCCTTAAAAAAGGCAATTTTTCCTCAGCAAAACAAGCAGAAGTTCTTTCACACACGCTGAaaacgtttttcttttttctttggcagTCTTCATCTACCACTTGCAAACCAGAGGAACACCATGAATCAAGGCAGCACCTTGTGTGGttgcatttgtatttttgtaggCTAGAATTTACCTGCGGTGATTTCTTATCCCAGAGTGAACAATTTATAATAGTACCATCCATCTTCATTTTGCAATGACATTCTAATGAAGAAGTGATAATTTCATGTGCCTGCTGTAAAGGTCCTTCAGATTGACTCAAATGACTGCATGCTTCCTGTGACTCTCCACATATTGTCAAATAGCTTCCTAAGCTGTTAAATGAGTTGCAACTGTCTATTTCTGATGTATGT
Above is a window of Polypterus senegalus isolate Bchr_013 chromosome 2, ASM1683550v1, whole genome shotgun sequence DNA encoding:
- the ddias gene encoding uncharacterized protein ddias isoform X1; translated protein: MASQTTLVGSVLSLQDHCFFYPSCRKCLSRLIVNKNRCYCRKCGYSCEVHNVCYRYRLSLGAADKNEIFGVTVFGSCLDPYFGVTAGFLQRFVEDLKNNAEEVDCDRLRSLLVRAVEYCFIGRHFIFGVKLSPSQTKADPLNSETTSQTLFNRHGYNRQLIAYYFSVPNTSLFGCTVMSYFKELLQSFNVGHFISDSQLPGTCSHTSEIDSCNSFNSLGSYLTICGESQEACSHLSQSEGPLQQAHEIITSSLECHCKMKMDGTIINCSLWDKKSPQVNSSLQKYKCNHTRCCLDSWCSSGLQVVDEDCQRKKKNVFSVCERTSACFAEEKLPFLRDSFGQENSLNKERLAFRQSPCFKSSTLERYHEATEKNKECDLDDAQDIIKIKRKKNDNTLWKWRNLSFSENIEFMNEFKKNDKISNESTEVKNINEFVDIRNTVPTSDHITKRCTFQNMTNCGNVKSFQQPVTNPFSGTSKENYVSTGDKQKGSSSVKILSTVKHVNEMKIPFLKKQLPTFNSSKNYNDGSVSDCTINGVCFINKCQTPQVIYNNLDNLYNASADLFSSVDSACIKDEEVKLTESTDLKPENRSLFVNENALAVKNDVRLNFNFLQTLPTTVKDMFHQEIDKESCDSDPDLCDWQNFVPCSQSTPVLKHASSKRNSIVHLSFASSQLKLGNRPHKRKTLKYLPVKQNFHWKSKKKLQKKKNLMNSFLTRHSQTFDNSESFRGDKVKSNELCKKQLKRYGKRADSSVITYNDNSTVTLHNNDKHNRQNTSGYVSEDLFGESSKTPFT
- the ddias gene encoding uncharacterized protein ddias isoform X2; translated protein: MFVTDTGYPWEQQIKMRFLVSQFLAAAWILTLVSLQVFCKDFHIYRFVEDLKNNAEEVDCDRLRSLLVRAVEYCFIGRHFIFGVKLSPSQTKADPLNSETTSQTLFNRHGYNRQLIAYYFSVPNTSLFGCTVMSYFKELLQSFNVGHFISDSQLPGTCSHTSEIDSCNSFNSLGSYLTICGESQEACSHLSQSEGPLQQAHEIITSSLECHCKMKMDGTIINCSLWDKKSPQVNSSLQKYKCNHTRCCLDSWCSSGLQVVDEDCQRKKKNVFSVCERTSACFAEEKLPFLRDSFGQENSLNKERLAFRQSPCFKSSTLERYHEATEKNKECDLDDAQDIIKIKRKKNDNTLWKWRNLSFSENIEFMNEFKKNDKISNESTEVKNINEFVDIRNTVPTSDHITKRCTFQNMTNCGNVKSFQQPVTNPFSGTSKENYVSTGDKQKGSSSVKILSTVKHVNEMKIPFLKKQLPTFNSSKNYNDGSVSDCTINGVCFINKCQTPQVIYNNLDNLYNASADLFSSVDSACIKDEEVKLTESTDLKPENRSLFVNENALAVKNDVRLNFNFLQTLPTTVKDMFHQEIDKESCDSDPDLCDWQNFVPCSQSTPVLKHASSKRNSIVHLSFASSQLKLGNRPHKRKTLKYLPVKQNFHWKSKKKLQKKKNLMNSFLTRHSQTFDNSESFRGDKVKSNELCKKQLKRYGKRADSSVITYNDNSTVTLHNNDKHNRQNTSGYVSEDLFGESSKTPFT